In Oncorhynchus keta strain PuntledgeMale-10-30-2019 unplaced genomic scaffold, Oket_V2 Un_contig_925_pilon_pilon, whole genome shotgun sequence, the following proteins share a genomic window:
- the LOC127927063 gene encoding gastrula zinc finger protein XlCGF17.1-like gives MLASPFTVDFCCYREESLRSEHLNKHPQRPTGKRTHCCSDCGKRFTSSGIKIHQRTHTGEKSCSCGQCGKSFTRSDHLTLHQRTHTGEKLYSCGQCGKSFTRSDHLTLHQRIHTGEKPYSCDQCGKRFRRSGEQTVHQRIHTGEKSYSCGQCGKSFTRSDHLTLHQRTHTGEKCYSCGQCGKSFTRSDHLTLHQRIHTGEKPYSCDQCGKRFATSGHLVSHQRIHTGEKSYSCDQCGKSFCRSGELTVHQRTHTGEKPYSCGQCGKSFTTPSSLTLHLRTHTGEKPYSCDQCGKRFTQSHSLIYHQRIHTGEKPYSCDQCGKSFGRSGQLTVHQRTHRREPL, from the exons ATGTTGGCATCACCTTTTACAGTGGACTTCTGCTGTT acagagaagagtctCTCAGATCAGAACACCTCAATAAACACCCGCAGAGACCCACAGGGAAGAGAactcactgctgctctgactgtgggaagagattcacCTCATCAGGCATTAaaattcatcagagaacacacacaggagagaaatcttgtagctgtggtcaatgtgggaagagttttactagaTCTGACCatctgactctacaccagagaacacacacaggagagaaactttatagctgtggtcaatgtgggaagagttttacaaGATCTGACCatctgactctacaccagagaatacacacaggagagaaaccctatagctgtgatcaatgtgggaagagatttCGGCGATCTGGAGAACAGACAgtgcaccagagaatacacacaggagagaaatcttatagctgtggtcaatgtgggaagagttttactagaTCTGACCatctgactctacaccagagaacacacacaggagagaaatgttatagctgtggtcaatgtgggaagagttttactagaTCTGACCatctgactctacaccagagaatacacacaggagagaaaccctatagctgtgatcaatgtgggaagagatttGCTACATCTGGCCATCTGgtatcacaccagagaatacacacaggagagaaatcttatagctgtgatcaatgtgggaagagtttttgtCGATCTGGAGAGCTGACAgtgcaccagagaacacacacaggagagaaaccttacagctgtggtcaatgtgggaagagttttacaaCACCTAGCTCTCTGACTCTACacctgagaacacacacaggagagaaaccttatagctgtgatcagtgtgggaagagatTTACTCagtcacacagcctgatataccaccagagaatacacacaggagagaaaccttatagctgtgatcaatgtgggaagagttttggtcGATCTGGACAGCTGAcagttcatcagagaacacacaggagagaacccctatag